The following nucleotide sequence is from Takifugu flavidus isolate HTHZ2018 chromosome 4, ASM371156v2, whole genome shotgun sequence.
AATTCGGCTCCATCGCAGAGCTGATTGAACATTACACGAAGGCCGCTGGTGACCTGCCATGCACGCTCAGCTGTGCACGTGTGAACCACTGTTACGAGTGGGAGGAGAACGCCAGCGAGCAGCCGCAGCATTCAGCCAAGCAAAGAGTCCAAACCAAGCCCAAAACCAAACTTACCCACGGAAAGAAATGGGTTTAAGAACCTTTTGCACGTTCACCTTTTCATCACTTATGTTGTGTTGACGTTAGCTTTCACGTCCTCTTAAAACACGTTGCACCTCTCACGGCGTCGGCACTTATGTCCAGAGTTTTCCGTTGCCGATTTTTGTAACctgctgctttaatgtttttaagtgacgcctttaattttaactttttatatCCGCTAAGGTGCAAAACTGCTGCCTGGAATTGTTTGTGTGAAGCCGTTGTGGCTCTTtagtcctgttttttttttttatatatatatatttgcagTCTCGGATTGCGTTTTAAGCCTGCATGTTACATCTCTTTTCATATATTGTGTGAATGTAACACGATATAGCAAACTGTTACCATGACCATAAACACTTTCTCCaacagcaccctcagtctgaaTCAGTGTTCGCCATCGTCTGTTTCACCTGAACAATTGCAACAGTTGATAAAGGCTCCTCAGCTCAACCCTCTGGACTAAACACTCAATTTACTTGGTTTTTGGCACTTGAGATTAAACAATGTAAATAGGCATCTATCAGAAAACGGAATGTTCTGGTGGGTCCAAGCAGACAACCTGGCAAGTatctgattctctatcagctgTTGAACCCGAGCATGAAACCAAACATGGCTTCAGAACCCGACATGGACCCTGTGGTTTCCCATTAGAGGTGACCTTTATCCCACTGCAGAAAACAAGGAGCACCATCGTCCAATTgacaggaggaggtgatgatggaggacgTGATGACCAGCTGGAGGAGTCCGAATCTCCTGTAGAAGACGTGAAGCCTCTGGGCGGCCccgcaggagggtccccctacatgagcctggtcccgctcaaggtttcttcctgttaaaggggagtttttccttgccactgttgcttgtctggggttaggccctgggatcctggaaagcgccttgaaacaattttgatcgtATAAgacgctacataaataaagattgatttgatttgagtgtTCTACTCATTCCTGGGTCCAGTTCaacacaggtgtgttttgtttcagaCGAAAGGGAGCTGATGGAAGAAACATTGACCAGAACTTTAAGTTTTATACCTCTTTAATGGGTGTTTGTAGAAAACCAGGAAGCTTCCATTCATCTCATTTCCATGAAAAGGCTAACGATGTAAACAAACCACTCTGCTCTCATCCGCTTCTGTTTTAGAGCTCAGCCACGTCTAGAAGATAGCATTTCACTCTGCTCCAATACCCTTGAAATAGAATCTCTAATGtaaaatagaaaaatgaaaGTGTGACATCATGAATGAGAAAACTGAGAACCATTAATTTATCCAAGTAAAGGCACAGCTGTGAATAGAGGAGCGTTTCAGTTGATTTAAAGTGATGTGCCTTTAAATAGGAAGCGCAGAGAAGTGCCATGATACGCACGAGGAAAGCTCAGaaatgtatgtagactttgtGCAGGTCTCATCTTTGCCAAAGTGCTGTTGTCTTTCCTTTTAatgctctttttaaaatgagattaGTTTCTGCTTCAGTTTTTGAGAAGTCCCAGCTTTCTTAGTGCTTCTTTTCGGTCGGCTCCCATCCCAGGAACGACCATGACGCTATATCCGACGGCGTTTGACGTGCTCTGGGGCTTGGGCGGGACCGCGGGCGGGGCCGCGGGCGTGGACTTGACTGATCCGGAGTCTGTGCAGGGTCGCTCTTCGGGGCAGGGGCCAACAGTTTTGTGGTTTTGCTGGCTAGCGGAGAGCTGCAGACCAGTAGCTGCACCCTCATCGGTTTGAAACTGCTGGGGAACAGAGCAGGGCTGTTGTTCACATCTGGAGCGCACACATCTGCTCTTGGACTCTGAGTGCACTTGTGAAGGAGAAAACGAGGGGTTTCTTGGTGGGTGCAAAAGGGAGTGTGATTTGCAGGGCGGGAGAGGGCCCagtgtgtctctctctgcttcctcctctttcaggaGGCCCAACTTCTGCAAAGCTTCCAATCTCACAACCTCTGGATCTGTCACGTGCTTAAGGCTGTAAGAGGAGTCTGAAGGAATGGGCGCgttattttctgtttccactGATGCCTGTGTAAGAAGGATTTTAGGTTTAGGGGGCAATGCGGGGGGACATTTAGCTGCTCCAGCCTGTGAACGGGGCCTGGAGGATCCCAATTTGAGGCCCTCGACTGCAACAGGAGGCTCATTGCCAGAGTCTATTGTATGATCAACTGTGGGACATAAAGGCGTCTTCTTGGTGGAGGTGCTCTTACGTAAATAAACAAGCGCATCGTAGGACAGCGGACCTCTGGGAAGAGGCCCTTCGGCTGTCTTCATGAAGAAATGCCTGGGTTTGGTGAGTGGAGGAATCGCAGCATTAACTTCTAGTGGtaatggaggagctgctggtatctcgTGTTTGTTTTCCGATGGTTGGCTCGAAGCATTTAAGAGAGGCTTCGAATGGAGATTTTGTTTTGAGGTGACCTCTGGCTTAGCTGTGGATGAAGAACATGGACGGTTGCTGGCTGATGTGAAAGGTGCTGGAACCACATCAGTGGATGGAACCACATCAGTGGATGTGGATACAGACATCACGTCAgtatcttctttttcttctgaggGTATTT
It contains:
- the zgc:158258 gene encoding specifically androgen-regulated gene protein — encoded protein: MEGAYSSGSCNSIVSAGSGDDDGLEHLSAEEKACLLFLEETLQSLDNEEDGTLSDESNHLSDFSKFANELNGSLASASKLKHLQKIPSEEKEDTDVMSVSTSTDVVPSTDVVPAPFTSASNRPCSSSTAKPEVTSKQNLHSKPLLNASSQPSENKHEIPAAPPLPLEVNAAIPPLTKPRHFFMKTAEGPLPRGPLSYDALVYLRKSTSTKKTPLCPTVDHTIDSGNEPPVAVEGLKLGSSRPRSQAGAAKCPPALPPKPKILLTQASVETENNAPIPSDSSYSLKHVTDPEVVRLEALQKLGLLKEEEAERDTLGPLPPCKSHSLLHPPRNPSFSPSQVHSESKSRCVRSRCEQQPCSVPQQFQTDEGAATGLQLSASQQNHKTVGPCPEERPCTDSGSVKSTPAAPPAVPPKPQSTSNAVGYSVMVVPGMGADRKEALRKLGLLKN